A region of the Ranitomeya imitator isolate aRanImi1 chromosome 10, aRanImi1.pri, whole genome shotgun sequence genome:
tcagtaatgtaatgtatgtgcacagtgactgccccagcatccCTCCCTTCGTGACAGGCTCAGCAGTAACAGCCAATAACAGGGGCCCTTTAAGAAGTCAGGCAAAATAATGTAATAAACTCCCATCCTGTTGATCTTCCCCCTTACACAAAAAGTTAAGCACAGCAGAGTGCGTGGAGCAGAGGAAGAAACTGGAGTCTACAGCAACTGCGCATGGACGGAGACAATAAGAAAATGTATCAGCCGACTTCAGATGTGGTGACCATGCAGCCCGGGCCGGTGCCCCACCAGACCCCACAGAAGGATTATCTGGTGTGGTCCATCGTCAACCTGATCTGTTGCTGCCTGCCTATAGGACTGGCCGCTGTCATCTTCTCCGTCAAGGTAAAAATCCACATTTCTCTGAGTGATTATCCATTATTTAACCCTTCCAGAACCAGGTGATCTTGTgccaaatttttcaatttttttgtttccatttttcttaTTGACGCtctctaagagccataacttttttatgtctctgttaaCATAGAAGTAGAAGTATCTGCAGGTACATCCACAGATGATAATCTGCCCCAAGTCTGCTGATTTA
Encoded here:
- the LOC138651116 gene encoding dispanin subfamily A member 2b-like — its product is MDGDNKKMYQPTSDVVTMQPGPVPHQTPQKDYLVWSIVNLICCCLPIGLAAVIFSVKTRDATNQNNAALASKHSGTAYALNIAATVIGVILIIVLAIMFFTTGK